In the Pectinatus sottacetonis genome, AATGCTAACAGAAGATTAAATGAAATGGAAGGATTTGCTAAGTCGGCAGAAAATGGATATTTTATTAATAATATTTGCATTGAAGCTGATTCAGTGCCAGGAACTATTACTAAAATGAACGAAAAAGATGCAGAAAGAATAGTACGGATGATAAATGAAGCTAAACGTCAAGCTGATAATGTAATAGTGAGCCATCATACACATGAACGAAAAGGTTTAAATAAACAATTACCAGCCGATTTTGCCTGTGATTTTGCCCATTTGTGTATTGACAATGGAGTTGATGCTTACTTAGGTCATGGACCACATATCTGGCGGGGAATTGAGATATATAATAAAAAGCCGATTTTTTATAGCTTGGGAAATTTTATATTTCAGAACGATTTAGTGGAAAAACAACCCACAGAGTTTTATGATTTATATGATCTTGGGGCAGAAAACACCGTTGCTGATGGTCTTGATATAAGGAGCGCTAAAGATACGAGAGGTCTTGCTGCTGATCGAAGGGTTTTCGAATCAGCTGCAGTGTCTTTTTCTATAGAAGATGGAAAGATTTCACAAATAGAACTAAAACCTTTATCATTGGGATTTAAAAATGGACGTGCCAGACGTGGACGTCCGGAATTTGCCAATGTTGTAGACGGTACTCGTATATTAGAGGAAATAGCAAAGCTATCAGCAGAATATGGAACGCAGATAAAAATAGATAATAATAAAGGGATTATTAACATATAGATGTGTGATATGCCCTAAGAATCAGAAAAATAAAAAAGCTATCATGTCTAGTTTTTTATAAATATATATTATGGGTAAAAGCTTT is a window encoding:
- a CDS encoding CapA family protein — protein: MSQIKILAVGDSFITQHIPDDEKMTDLRKYFMQHDVRFTNFEVLLHNFEVYPAPISGGTWACARPNVLEDLKKMGINVVAWANNHNIDWNIEGILTTKRHLDANLINAGVGKNLAEASQPRYIDTQQGRLALIGVTSTISEWGMASAQRPDVLGRPGANVLRYKAIHKVLPEELKQLKTIIEQTEINANRRLNEMEGFAKSAENGYFINNICIEADSVPGTITKMNEKDAERIVRMINEAKRQADNVIVSHHTHERKGLNKQLPADFACDFAHLCIDNGVDAYLGHGPHIWRGIEIYNKKPIFYSLGNFIFQNDLVEKQPTEFYDLYDLGAENTVADGLDIRSAKDTRGLAADRRVFESAAVSFSIEDGKISQIELKPLSLGFKNGRARRGRPEFANVVDGTRILEEIAKLSAEYGTQIKIDNNKGIINI